A window of the Candidatus Aminicenantes bacterium genome harbors these coding sequences:
- a CDS encoding V-type ATP synthase subunit B, whose amino-acid sequence MKKVYSRIDAIAGNVITVSASDIRYGELAVVSSAKRSSLAEVIRLYENKVSLQVFAGSRGISTGDQVRFLGHPMRVSFSDDLLGRIFDGGGKPRDKGPDLSENMIEIGGPAVNPAKRIIPRTMIRTNIPMIDMFNSLVVSQKLPIFSVSGEPYNPLLARIALQAEVDVIILGGMGLKYDDYLFFRDSLEQGGALSRTVFFVHTASDPIVECLLVPDIALAVAEGFALQGKKVLVLLTDMTNFADALKEIAITMEQVPSNRGYPGDLYSQLAARYEKAVDFSGAGSITILGVTTMPGDDVTHPVPDNTGYITEGQYYLKNGRIEPFGSLSRLKQLVNKSTRPDHRPLMDGMITLYAAYKESLEKKSMGFKMTDWDLKLLKYGVIFEQKLMDLSVNIPLEAALDNGWQILATCFSPEETRLRSELVRKYWPAKVAGAD is encoded by the coding sequence ATGAAAAAGGTCTACAGCCGGATCGACGCGATCGCCGGCAACGTCATCACCGTCAGCGCCAGCGATATCCGCTACGGGGAGTTGGCCGTGGTCAGCTCCGCGAAACGGTCGTCGCTGGCCGAAGTCATCAGGCTCTACGAGAACAAGGTGTCGCTCCAGGTATTCGCCGGCAGCCGGGGGATATCGACCGGGGACCAGGTCCGCTTTCTCGGGCACCCGATGCGCGTCTCTTTCTCCGACGACCTGCTCGGGCGCATATTCGACGGCGGCGGCAAGCCCCGCGACAAGGGCCCGGACTTAAGCGAAAACATGATCGAGATCGGCGGCCCCGCCGTCAACCCGGCCAAGCGCATCATTCCCAGGACGATGATCCGGACGAACATCCCCATGATCGACATGTTCAATTCGCTGGTCGTGTCCCAGAAGCTCCCCATTTTTTCGGTCTCGGGCGAGCCCTACAACCCGCTGCTGGCCCGAATCGCGCTGCAGGCCGAAGTCGATGTCATCATCCTCGGCGGCATGGGGCTCAAGTACGACGACTATCTTTTTTTCAGGGACTCCCTAGAACAGGGCGGCGCCCTGAGTCGGACCGTTTTCTTCGTCCATACCGCGTCCGACCCGATCGTCGAGTGCCTGCTCGTCCCCGACATCGCCCTGGCCGTCGCCGAAGGCTTCGCCCTGCAGGGCAAGAAAGTACTGGTTCTGCTGACCGATATGACCAACTTCGCCGACGCCCTAAAGGAGATCGCCATCACCATGGAGCAGGTGCCGTCGAACCGCGGCTATCCCGGCGACCTGTACAGCCAACTGGCGGCCCGCTACGAGAAGGCCGTGGATTTCTCCGGAGCGGGGTCCATCACCATCCTGGGGGTCACCACCATGCCCGGCGACGACGTCACCCACCCGGTGCCGGACAACACCGGCTACATCACCGAGGGGCAGTATTACCTCAAGAACGGCCGCATCGAACCCTTCGGCTCGCTTTCCCGGCTCAAGCAGCTGGTCAACAAAAGCACCCGCCCCGATCACCGGCCGCTGATGGACGGCATGATCACCCTTTACGCCGCCTACAAGGAATCCCTGGAAAAGAAATCGATGGGATTCAAGATGACCGACTGGGACCTGAAACTGCTGAAATACGGGGTGATCTTCGAGCAGAAGTTGATGGACCTTTCGGTCAACATTCCCCTGGAAGCCGCCCTAGACAACGGTTGGCAGATCCTCGCCACATGTTTCTCCCCTGAAGAGACCCGGTTGCGCAGCGAACTGGTCAGGAAATACTGGCCGGCCAAGGTTGCCGGCGCCGACTAG
- a CDS encoding V-type ATP synthase subunit D yields the protein MPAVKLTKSELKRQKDALKRYRRYLPTLLLKKQQLQMVVRQLEGRLAEEIRNRQGLIDGAASWLDLFAEPFPFHEWLRVKSVQSESANIAGVEVPVFKSMDFVTESHDLFMTPPWVDEALSLFARLARFDVEIGLLRSQIGLLDAELRVTSQRVNLFEKVKIPQAIENIRRIHIYLGDQQTAAVVRGKIAKKNLLRRAEAS from the coding sequence ATGCCCGCAGTGAAGCTGACCAAGAGCGAGCTGAAGAGGCAAAAAGACGCTCTGAAGCGTTACCGCCGTTATCTGCCGACGCTGCTCCTAAAAAAGCAGCAGCTGCAGATGGTTGTCCGTCAGCTGGAGGGCCGCCTGGCCGAAGAAATCCGGAACCGGCAAGGATTGATCGACGGGGCGGCGTCATGGCTGGACCTATTTGCCGAGCCGTTCCCCTTCCATGAGTGGCTGAGGGTCAAAAGCGTGCAGAGCGAATCGGCCAATATCGCCGGCGTGGAGGTTCCCGTTTTCAAATCCATGGACTTCGTCACCGAGAGCCACGATCTGTTCATGACCCCGCCCTGGGTCGACGAGGCGCTCTCCCTGTTCGCCAGGCTGGCACGGTTCGATGTGGAGATCGGCCTGCTACGCAGTCAGATCGGCCTGCTGGACGCTGAATTGCGGGTGACCAGCCAACGGGTGAACCTCTTCGAAAAGGTCAAGATCCCCCAGGCGATCGAAAACATTCGCCGGATCCACATTTACCTCGGCGACCAGCAGACCGCCGCGGTGGTCAGGGGAAAAATTGCCAAGAAGAATCTGCTGCGCAGGGCGGAGGCGTCATGA